A single window of Pieris napi chromosome 8, ilPieNapi1.2, whole genome shotgun sequence DNA harbors:
- the LOC125051809 gene encoding uncharacterized protein LOC125051809, whose amino-acid sequence MIAILAACLFSVAVAIPNDQIEKYENKVRTYQLDVPGSNPITIIETGGGDDLPGKWDPIAKSDDDLVIKNLMTHVVHDVDGNRPRCYGPSCQEGFVEDEGPQEFEEKLKEFGDFSNERLQAIAALAAKLKKQKTKDRFSNINGEEADSDNNGQVFTSWNRLKVKQHKHPYDDKDGWVTLEPIAWSSSKISKWKPNVKKQKPTYWNDDEDTKYSSDDNYSSYQDSESDSSKYTYNYAQKKPTLSRPGFINNKLHIPPEYDMEVPSKPTWNKKRPTIQHSMDSPQMTMLNLQSSWSPDDSRHPNKPNCDKDIHHNDDNSYYGSSDSVITDSRPSNFPYNYEALHQSSMQRRPMRRPTQVIYADEPDEERLSRPPYGDGQWVLLSTTKGYRNKKRHRALDLSEENMVPTITSHQSVSLTVLPSDDAHTNMTTSHGGLLEVEKSFQTVEESKRDMDKKYDLQTETSDERPVKKKVLKKKVLTTSSPDSATVLAAVGAGMLPATMAMVVPMMLGKKRRRRDIYGPQLYQLQPNE is encoded by the coding sequence ATGATAGCAATACTCGCGGCTTGCTTGTTCTCTGTAGCGGTTGCTATTCCAAACGATCAAATTGAAAAGTATGAAAATAAAGTGAGAACTTACCAACTGGATGTTCCTGGAAGCAACCCTATTACGATAATTGAAACTGGGGGAGGGGACGATTTGCCGGGAAAATGGGATCCAATAGCAAAAAGTGATGATGATCTGgttattaaaaatctaatgaCTCATGTCGTACATGATGTAGACGGAAATCGACCTCGGTGTTATGGACCTTCTTGCCAAGAGGGGTTCGTAGAGGATGAAGGTCCACAGGAGTTTGAGGAGAAGTTAAAAGAGTTTGGCGATTTTTCCAACGAACGCCTCCAGGCAATAGCCGCTTTAGCGGCTAAgctaaaaaaacagaaaaccAAAGATAGATTCTCAAATATAAATGGCGAAGAAGCGGACAGTGATAATAATGGGCAGGTATTTACTTCCTGGAATAGGTTGAAAGTGAAACAACATAAACATCCATACGACGACAAAGATGGATGGGTGACATTAGAGCCCATAGCATGGTCTTCAAGTAAAATTTCTAAATGGAAACCCAACGTCAAAAAGCAGAAACCAACCTATTGGAATGATGATGAAGATACGAAATATTCATCAGACGATAATTATTCAAGTTACCAGGATTCAGAGAGTGACAGCAGTAAATATACCTATAATTATGCTCAGAAGAAACCTACTTTGAGTCGCCCCgggtttataaataataaattacacataCCACCCGAATATGATATGGAGGTTCCATCTAAACCTACATGGAACAAGAAAAGGCCGACAATACAGCACTCTATGGATAGCCCTCAAATGACAATGCTCAATTTACAATCATCATGGTCTCCAGACGATAGTAGACATCCTAACAAACCTAATTGCGACAAAGACATTCATCATAACGACGATAACTCTTACTATGGATCATCAGATTCAGTAATAACCGATTCTCGACCGTCTAATTTCCCTTATAACTACGAAGCTCTTCATCAATCTTCTATGCAAAGACGTCCAATGCGTCGCCCTACGCAAGTGATATATGCAGATGAACCAGATGAAGAACGACTTTCAAGACCTCCATATGGCGATGGACAATGGGTTCTCTTATCTACTACTAAGGGATATAGAAACAAGAAACGCCACCGAGCTCTTGATTTATCTGAAGAGAACATGGTACCAACAATAACATCTCACCAATCTGTCTCCTTGACAGTTTTGCCATCTGATGACGCTCACACAAATATGACAACTTCACACGGCGGCCTACTAGAGGTGGAGAAGAGTTTTCAAACAGTAGAAGAATCTAAGCGTGATATGGATAAGAAGTATGATTTACAGACGGAGACATCAGATGAGAGACCTGTTAAAaagaaagtattaaaaaagaaagttctAACAACAAGTTCCCCAGATAGTGCGACAGTTCTAGCTGCGGTAGGCGCTGGTATGCTCCCAGCAACAATGGCTATGGTTGTTCCAATGATGTTAGGAAAGAAACGACGAAGACGGGATATTTACGGTCCCCAATTATACCAACTACAACCAAATGAGTAG
- the LOC125051810 gene encoding uncharacterized protein LOC125051810 yields the protein MTRKFLFCFPLRLGNIVFGYIVVIVSLAVAAFHLYLLALNIISKDDTHEEKFNNFEKLESIFGEDKKDLVTIVIMIYYLTYIIIGLLLFMFGLIFTVGAYKVNECCITTFFIYSFFHIFFTIGLIVWEAITAGWIQLGLIFASDVLLITCLFSVKYLMEAIRTGNIYTRPGEALYKYNT from the exons ATGACGAGAAAATTCCTATTTTGTTTTCCCCTGCGGCTTGGAAACATCGTATTTGGTTATATTGTTGTT ATTGTAAGTTTAGCGGTAGCAGCCTTCCATTTATATCTCCTTGCGTTGAACATTATTTCCAAAGATGATACTCACGAAGAAAAATTCAACAATTTCGAAAAACTCGAAAGTATATTTGGCGAAGACAAAAAGGACTTAGTCACTATTGTCATAATGATATATTACTTAACATATATCATAATtggactattattatttatgttcgGACTTATATTTACTGTTGGAGCTTACAAG GTAAACGAGTGCTGTATAACAACTTTCTTCATCTACAGTTTCTTCCACATATTCTTCACAATTGGATTAATAGTTTGGGAAGCCATTACCGCAGGCTGGATACAGCTAGGACTTATATTTGCATCTGAtg tgcTCCTGATAACTTGTCTATTCAGCGTCAAGTATCTGATGGAAGCAATTAGAACTGGAAATATCTACACTCGTCCTGGGGAAGCACTctacaaatataatacatgA